The following nucleotide sequence is from Brockia lithotrophica.
CACCCCGTAGCGGTGGATTTCTTCGGGGGGGATCGGGCGAACGGCGAGGATCGAGGCGCGGTATCGCTCGTAGAGGTCAATGAGTTGGCGGAGTCCCGGCTTTTTGGCGACGATGAGGTCGTCGCCGAGGAGTACCGCAAAGGGCTCGTCGCCGACGAACTTCCGCGCCGACCATACGGCGTGCCCCAAGCCCCGGGGTTCCTTTTGCCGGATGTAGTGGATGTCCGCAAGTTCGGAAGACCGAAGGACCTCGCGAAGGAGATCCTCCTTACCCCGGGCCCGCAAGATCGCTTCGAGTTCCAGGTTCCGGTCGAAGTGGTCTTCGATGGCCCGCTTCCCCTTCCCGGTGACGACGATGATGTCCTCGATGCCCGATGCAGCCGCCTCTTCGACGATGTACTGAATCGTCGGCTTATCGACGATGGGGAGCATCTCCTTGGGCATGGCCTTCGTCGCCGGGAGAAAGCGCGTCCCCAGACCGGCTGCGGGAATAATCGCCTTGCGCACCTTCATCAAGTTTCCACCCCCCCGGAAGTTCGAACCTCTCGGGGGACGAGGCCGAAGGAAAGTTCGCCTTCTGCGGCCACCTCGCCCTCGACGCTCGCTTTCCCGTAGCCCTTTCCGGCTCTGCCGCGTTGCCAGAGAAGTTCGACTTCCAGGTGCAGGACGTCGCCGGGAATCACGGGCCGACGAAAACGAAAGCGATCTATCCCCCCGAACATCGCGAGCAAGTTCCGATCCCTTTGGCTTTCGAGGACGAGGAGCGCGCCTACCTGCGCGAGGGCTTCGACGACGAGCACACCCGGGTACACGGGGTAGCCGGGGAAGTGCCCGGAGAGAACCGGATCGCTCATGGAAACCGCTTTGATCCCCACGGCACGCCGCCCGGGGACCAATTCGAGAATTCGATCCACGAGGAGAAACGGCGGGCGATGGGGCAAAATCTCCGTGATCCACGAGACATCCCGCACGCGGCATCGACTTCCTTTCCGGGCCATATGAAATCCGAAAATCCGACGGGCGACTTTCTTCCCGGTGTACGCCTTAGAGCGACGTGAGGAAGCGAAAGAGGTGCCTCCAGGTATTGCCGGAGAAGAAATCGAGAACGGGGCCATTCCCGAAGACGACATATCCGAGGAACGCTCCGCCGAAGAAGGCGAGCCCCCAGACGAGGAGGACGATGAGTACCCCGACCCACACCCCACGGATCTGC
It contains:
- a CDS encoding 3-hydroxyacyl-[acyl-carrier-protein] dehydratase, FabZ form; the protein is MRDVSWITEILPHRPPFLLVDRILELVPGRRAVGIKAVSMSDPVLSGHFPGYPVYPGVLVVEALAQVGALLVLESQRDRNLLAMFGGIDRFRFRRPVIPGDVLHLEVELLWQRGRAGKGYGKASVEGEVAAEGELSFGLVPREVRTSGGVET
- a CDS encoding UTP--glucose-1-phosphate uridylyltransferase yields the protein MKVRKAIIPAAGLGTRFLPATKAMPKEMLPIVDKPTIQYIVEEAAASGIEDIIVVTGKGKRAIEDHFDRNLELEAILRARGKEDLLREVLRSSELADIHYIRQKEPRGLGHAVWSARKFVGDEPFAVLLGDDLIVAKKPGLRQLIDLYERYRASILAVRPIPPEEIHRYGVIAGKEISPGLYAVEGLVEKPAPDEAPSNLGIVGRYVLTPRIFTILDELPPGRGGEIQLTDAIARLNEHEAVYAYVIEGERFDVGEKLDYLITSIEFALRREDLRARLLRFLEERIRREGEALSPRLSGKGHSPHA